From Colius striatus isolate bColStr4 chromosome 10, bColStr4.1.hap1, whole genome shotgun sequence:
GATGGGTACCTGTGTGTGTGATGGTACCTGTGTGTGGTGATGGGTACCTATGTGTGTGATGGTACCTGTGTGTGTGATGGGTACTTGTGATACCACTCTGCACAGTAGCTCCAACACACACCCCACCGCTGTCTTTGCCCCGATCAgtgccaccacacaccaaagAAACCAGCAGCCTGTCCTGGGAACACAGGGCACAGCCTGAGGGACAGGACCTGCAGTCTGTTACTCGCAGCTCTGTCCAGCTTCTTGACTTCACCCTTTCCAGCGGCACATGCTGGTGGGTCCCCGCTGAGGCTTTCCCACACAAGCCTGTCTTCAGAGTTCAGTATCACCCAGAAAGGTCACATctggcctgctgctgccccagaaaCTGGGACAGATGGAACAAGAGCTCAGGACCAGGAGCACAGGCTACGGGGGAGGATTTTTCCATTCAAAGGCATATTCTGGGTGCCAGATCAATAACCACGTGTTGACCTTGGAAAGACTTTGATGAGTCCGGAAGGCAGCGCAGCTCGGACAGCAAAGCAGAATTGTTTGTGCTTCTTTAAATAGAAGCACTTTGAGGAGTCCATCTACTCCAtttaatttaaatggaaatgaaaacaagtaACCACTGACAGAGCTTTTCAAAAAACCCAGCAGAGCTCTTTAAAAACATGGATGGATTCAGATCCAGATCCAGACCACATGAAGCAGCCACAGGCCCGCAGCCCTACCACTTCCTCTGTGTGGGAGACTGTCCCTCTCACTGCTGGGACCACACTGCCCGTGGCATCCACCTCCTGCACACACCCCCGAGCCCATTGCCACAGAGGGCAGCAGCCCCACGGACCCACGCTGTGCCCCCCTGGCAGCCCGTGGAAACCACGCTGCATCCGCCATTCACAGCACCAGGATCCCTGCTGGAACTCCTCTCTGCCAGATCAGCTCTTCCTTTGGGATCTCTGCAGTGGCCCTTGTTTTGCAGACCCCGCTGTCTTGCTCTTTTGTTGGTAAGTCCACAGAGCTACAAAAATATCAGGCTAATAAAAGCCTTTTCCCAAGCATGGAGCCACtgcttatttttgtatttattacaTAATATTCTGTTACTGGAATATCTGTTGCAGCAATAATTGCTTTACTAGAAATTTTGTTTGATAGCCTTAGAGGTTATTAATGATGGTCTGTTCTGATCTTCTAAATGAATTaacagaaaggctgcagaaggTAGAGAAGCAACATCAGGTGGAATAAAGTCAATGCACCTACACAATTTATGCCCATAAGAACAACTATGGCTGAAAATGCATTTAGTAATATGGCTGGTAACTGTATTTATCCAACCAGAGTAGATAAAACCTTACTGTTATCACTGAACGCAGTCTCGTAACAACATTAAACCTCTGCTGCTCTGGTTTTCAGACTCACAGCCAAAGACAAGATGTGGTTTGTGAGATACCTTTACTATGCTTTGAATAAAGCTGGGCTGGGGTACACCAGAACTTTTCAGGGTTGTTTCACAGGCTCCTGCTATTAACCATCCCTGTGATACACCACCACCAGCTTAACTgtacctgggaagcctgtgttACCTCAAGGACTCTCAGGCAACTTACTGTTACATTGCAAAGAGTATGAGACGGACTTCCACTGCAGTTAGGAGacaataaaaccccacaaaacccccaaacaacaacaaaacaagtttCCCAAAGATATTCTTCCAGTTTTACAAGCCCTGTTGGAAATTGCTGCTATCTGCAGTAAAAGATGGAGGATAAAACAGTTGATGTGCTTAAAGGTGCATCTATTGCAGCCAAGCAAGAGCTGAGCAGCTCCTTTGGAATGTGGGGTAAGAATCTGAGGGGAAATTCCTGGTCCCAGGCTGCAAAATCTTTCCTGAGATAGcttccaaaaaaccaaacatgctTTCTATGCATCACGAAGACAGGTGGACTTGTCCTCTTATTCTGCTTCTCCCCTCCCAGTAGCCCTAATGCTGCTACAGGCATTCTCTCACACATAAAGCAGTGAGCTGTAGGAGCTAAGTCTGGCCAACTAGCCTACAGAGGGGCATGTCTGGCATCAGCAGCACCTTAAGCTTGCCTCACCTCCCCACTGTAGTTGCTaactggagaaggctgaggactTTCATAAGAACGTGTTTGCAGAGGGACACTACCGGAGGGAACTGCGACAAGGGCCCATTGAAGTCAAGCAGGATTCCAGCAAAGGCCATCTCATTTGTACCACGTGGCTGTGACCTTACTCCAGACACACACAGCAAAAGTCAGGCTTGTGGCCCAACAGCCAGCACGCTGGGGCAGGTTTGGAAGAGGTGGCTATCTCAGCCTCAGATGGAAGCAGAGTGGTGGGAAGGGAGCCATCTGTTTTCCTGGCAGGGCAGTGAGATCCCTGTCTTTTTGCCTCTCCAAGCGAAGGTGCTTTCCATAACTACATTCTGCACAGTTAAATTAATAAAACCCATTATCTTTTCAACAAAAAATCCTGTAAAGAGCATGGATTTCATTTctgcctggcaggagggttAAGGAGGAGTAGTATTTtaacaggaaaagcagcagaatacCTGAGCATTTTGGCTttaaaaagcctcaaaacaaCTCCTAGTGAAGAACTTTGTAGCCTGGAGCTCTAAAAGAACGACTAGGGGAACTGTAGTTTGTGCTGCACTGGTGTTTCAGTGCAATCAAGGAATAGCTTCCTCTGTTTCACCTCTGACTCATTTCAACCTGCTGTCACTTTAGTTCAATGGTTGTGTTCCACAGCTGAGCgccaaaataaacagaagatgAGCGTGACCTGGAAAGTACTTCTGATAAAGCGATATCATACTGAAATGGAGCGTTTTCCTGGGCTCTCCATGCTGAACTCAAGCAAGATCCTGAGTACACAGCAGAGAGGCACTGCCTGCTTTTACATAGGCACTTCCTCTCTTGTGCCAATCCCAGCACAACCCAAGAGGCGGCAGGACACTTTGTCACATCTGATTTTGTCATTTTCACCAACAGATCAAGTCTGAAATACTGTCTGTGTAAAAAAGCATGGCTTACCTTGTGGTAAGAGTTGTCAGAATCCATTAGTTTTCAGTTATAAAACTCggatttctttttcaaacaacCCAAACCCCTCCTTCCAACAACCCCTGGGTTCCTGTCTCAACTACTCTGCTTGCGACTGCTCAACAATGCAGCTGCAGGTTGAAGGAGTTGTACAACTTGGCTGCCACTGAAAATGCATTCACGTTACTCCACGGTcgcttttcagctttcaaagtATAAATTAAGAATAAGAGGCCAGACCCGTGGAAGTACCCATATAAAAACGCTTCCCTAGTCACGACTTCATCTCGAGAATACAAACACTGAAGAATAAGCTGGACCAGAGAAGTCCTGCAGAGCTCCACAGGGCAAGTTCTATGATTCCAGGGTtgctgctgcacagggaggtgaCCTGTTTCCTGCCCAGTCAGGGTGACAGCAGTGTCACCCACTggggcagcagtgctctgggtGATTGTAAAGGGCACCTGAAGCGTGCCTAACCAGCAGCTTTTCAACTGGCCTTGCCTCTGGCTTGGAGCGCCGGGCTCCTGGCCAAGCGCTTGGTTCacctgccacagccacagctcccGTCAGCCCTGCTGTCTCTGAGCAGCTGCCCCAGGTTTCAGGAGGTGCCAGCGTTGTTTACAACAGGCTGCCTGACCGGGCTCTGCTCCATTAACTCGTCCCATTAACACTTCCCACGGCTCCATTCAGTGGAGCAGGGGCAGCTTGATCCCTTTGATTTCCAACAGCTACATCtgcaagaatcacagaatggtgggggttggaagggacctttagagatcatccagcccaacccccctgccagagcaggtcccacctagatcagatcacagaTCTGAATGCCACGGGAAGCAAACCACCAAGAGGAGTCCCTACATCTTCACTGATTTTCCTGAGTACACAGGTTCTGAAGGACAAGAAAGTGTCCCTCACCTTAGGGACTTTCTCtggctgctccagggctgcttAAACCCTCAGTGCCGTGGGTCCctgccccagggagcagcagtggtCCTGCCGCCttggctgcagagcagggcagagcccaTGTCCCCACAGGGAGACTGCAAACGCAAGGGCTGAGAGGCAAACACACCTCCTTCTTTTAACAAACACCCTTCCTTTTCCCATCTACTTAATTACAGACAAGCACGTAACAGTTAACTTGTGTAAAAAAAGAGCTCCTACCCCCCCCTCCACACAGGCAGGGTGTGCCACAACGATGTTAGCCACGGTGCCTGGGACTGCAGAGGCAGAAATGATGCCAGGGCAGGCTCTTGGTTCAGCCTATCCAGTCTAATAACCTTCCTTGGGGTTTGAGGAGCAGGACAGAATTCTTTGCTCTCAAGTTCTCACCAGATCTTCAGCGTGGATTCATATTTTGCTTTCGTCACAGGCTGTTACTGAGCATTAGAAAGTTATCCTGCAGCCCCTGACttacgttggggcagggtgatTTTGGAGATTTGATGGCATTCTGATTACTCTACATGGATAACTTCACTAAGTTAAATGAATCTGGTTGCCATTTTACCTCATGCCCATCAGCCGTTagctgtgtcagccactcctcttGTCACAGCCCCGCTCACCAGAGCTCAAGTTCATTGTGcatgagaagaaaaaactttCTCCAGCCATACAGCACCTTTAACATAACTTCAAAATTACCACAGCTAGCTTCAGCCCTTTCCTGCTCACGGACCCACACACAAATTATCTGAAAGTCGTACTGTCCTCTGACagcagaacaagctgtcctGAAAAGGATGGAGAACCAGCCTCCCTTGTCCCACATGGCAGAAAGAGATATGGATTTGGCCTTCTCCACTCCTAAATCATGAGGAGTGCCCAGTTTGACACGAAAAAGCCTAAGTGAAATGTCACAAAATAGTGGAAATGCACACAAGGGtcctgtagaaaaaaaaccacaagagcaaaacaacagcaacaaaaaccccagaaaCAAAAAGCCCAGAGTCTAAATAAGACACAGTGAGCAAGCTGCCGGAAACCAGAAGGCACAGACGAAGTTCTGAGCCATACCTTTTGTCATAAAGCACTCAAGTGAGTTTTGCTAAAAGGTGGCAGCAAATAAAGAATGCCAAATAGCTCATGGTCATGAGCACAGCGCTCCATCACAGTATGGTCTCGATAAACTTCCTTACAGGTTCCTCCAAATGAGGAACAAGCAGGTTGTGGTTCCCCTGGTCCCATGCCCTTCAGAGCCCCGAGATGCCACGGAGCAGGCAaggggagctgggcaggagcactgcctgccctgccgctccccctcccctctcaaTCTGCCCTTGTCTGCCTGTGGCTCTGTGCCACCAGTGCCCAGTGTCCTGTGCCCAGACCCACGATCTCCTCATGTTCTGCCTCTCAAGACCCTTTTTTTGCTCAAAGTCCCTTCTTTTGACTCAGTTTCCTTCGTcctatttttcaaaatatgctGTACTTTGGCTGTCATCTTGGACCTCTCCCAGCTTCTCTCACACCAGCTTTCCATGCCTGACTTCGCTCAGGCTGTCCCTGTGCCCTCTTTCTCTTCTTAGACACCATTCACAGCCATACTGGCAACAAGGAACCTGCACGGCCAGTGCCCCCCACCCTGGCTCCCAGGACCACGGTGCCTCCTGCCCTCAGGGGCTGGCCCGCAGCAAGGTGACCTACCAGCAGTGGTGACCAGCAGGCTGAGAGGACACACATGATCCCCAGGAGCTGGATCAGAGTCTCCATGGCGATTCGTCCCCACTGCTTGCTGGAGCGCGAGGCAGTCGCTTTGGTCCGACAACGAGACACCAAGGCCTCGATGGTGGCCAGGTTGCAGGCCACCGTCACCACGAGGGACAGGAGCCCCAGGACGGCGAAGGTGGAGGCGAAGATGAGGCTTCCTGTGAGCTGGCTGTCGCTGGTGCTGATGAAGCACCATGTGCCAGGCCACTGCAGCGTGTACTGGCCCAGGCCGGTGATGGGCAGGAGGGCGAAGGCGAACACAGCCAGCCAGATGCCGAGCAGCACAGTCTTGGTCACCCGCGTCTTCATGTGGCTGGCGTACCAGTGCGGCGCCCGGATGGCCAGCGTCCGCTCCACGGCCATGGCGCTGGCGATGAAGAGAGGGCAGAGGCCAAAGACGGTCATGCTGAAGCCGAAGAAGGCGCAGAGGTGGCCAGAAGGGTCGACGGCGTCCCAGGCGCGGTCGGCCAGGTAGACGGAGATGACGATGGGGCTGGTGAGCAGCTGTCCCAGCAGGTCGGTGAGCGCCAGGGAGCCGATGCACAGCAGGAAGGATCGCTTCCGACGGCTCTCCTTGGCCCGGTAGCTGCGCGACACcagcagcatggccagggcaTTGCCCACGATGCCCGTGACCATCATGGTCAGCGGGAACGCCACCGAGACGGCGCCGCAGCCCTCTGCCGCCCGCCCCGTCGCGTTGCCCCGCTGCCGCATGGCGCCGGGCTCGGTGCCGTTGGGGTCGCCCTGGCACTGCGGCCAGCGGCTCATCGCGGCGGGCTACTGCGGCGGCGGGGCGCACAGGGGCCGGCCCATGGCTGCCCGCACCTCcccgccgagccgagccgagccgaagCCAAGCGGCGGTGCCGGCCGGAGCGCGGCCGTTATAAGGCGGGGGCGGGCAGGGGCCGGTCGTTCCCGCCCTGAGGGGCCGGCAGAGGCGGCCCGgcc
This genomic window contains:
- the PTGER3 gene encoding prostaglandin E2 receptor EP3 subtype, whose translation is MSRWPQCQGDPNGTEPGAMRQRGNATGRAAEGCGAVSVAFPLTMMVTGIVGNALAMLLVSRSYRAKESRRKRSFLLCIGSLALTDLLGQLLTSPIVISVYLADRAWDAVDPSGHLCAFFGFSMTVFGLCPLFIASAMAVERTLAIRAPHWYASHMKTRVTKTVLLGIWLAVFAFALLPITGLGQYTLQWPGTWCFISTSDSQLTGSLIFASTFAVLGLLSLVVTVACNLATIEALVSRCRTKATASRSSKQWGRIAMETLIQLLGIMCVLSACWSPLLITMLKMIFSHTSFERCRRFSGEAQSSELHKECNFFLTAVRLASLNQILDPWVYLLLRKILLQKFCQAANAVSKCSNNEWKERSITLSEEIRRTAA